From Psychrobium sp. MM17-31, the proteins below share one genomic window:
- a CDS encoding class I SAM-dependent methyltransferase, which yields MWDQRFSGEEYAYGTEPNDFLREHFSALPKGRVLSLAEGEGRNAVFLAQQGYEVTAVDSSAVGLEKAQQLAKQQGVVIECIQADLATFDMGEACWDAIVSIYSPLGSQARKLMHQRVIKGLKKGGVFLTESYTPAQVHYGTGGGDDADTMQSKASLAAEFPQLEFIHLQEIEREVVEGIYHTGLASVVQAIAKK from the coding sequence ATGTGGGATCAACGATTTAGTGGTGAAGAATATGCTTATGGCACTGAGCCGAATGATTTTTTACGTGAGCATTTTAGTGCCTTGCCAAAAGGGCGAGTATTAAGCTTAGCAGAAGGGGAGGGGCGCAATGCGGTTTTTCTTGCTCAACAGGGTTATGAAGTAACGGCTGTCGATAGCTCTGCAGTGGGGCTCGAAAAAGCGCAGCAGTTGGCTAAGCAACAAGGCGTAGTCATTGAATGTATTCAAGCTGATCTAGCGACTTTTGATATGGGTGAAGCTTGCTGGGATGCCATTGTATCCATTTACAGCCCGTTAGGTTCTCAAGCGCGTAAGTTGATGCATCAACGAGTAATAAAAGGACTGAAAAAGGGTGGTGTTTTCTTAACTGAATCTTACACACCAGCGCAAGTACATTATGGTACTGGCGGTGGCGATGATGCCGATACTATGCAGTCCAAAGCCTCGCTAGCAGCGGAGTTTCCGCAGCTAGAGTTTATTCACTTACAAGAGATTGAGCGCGAGGTGGTGGAGGGAATCTATCATACGGGGTTAGCGTCAGTAGTACAGGCGATTGCTAAGAAATAA
- a CDS encoding helix-turn-helix domain-containing protein, whose amino-acid sequence MDIKEVSKRANLPASTLRYYEEKGLIQSIGRSGITRVFAENIVERLAFISLGRSAGLSLDEIKLMLAPNNITIDRTLLLNKADELDAQIKQLKSMRDGLRHAAQCTAPNHFECPTFKRLLTIANQRWNRTNR is encoded by the coding sequence ATGGATATTAAAGAGGTTTCTAAACGCGCCAATTTACCCGCTTCAACACTGCGTTATTACGAAGAAAAGGGATTGATTCAATCCATTGGCCGCAGTGGCATCACACGCGTATTTGCAGAAAACATAGTAGAGCGCTTGGCTTTTATTTCACTAGGGCGCTCGGCGGGATTATCACTTGATGAAATTAAGCTCATGCTTGCACCAAACAACATTACCATCGATCGCACATTACTACTTAACAAAGCAGATGAACTAGACGCCCAAATCAAACAACTCAAATCAATGCGCGATGGCCTGCGCCATGCAGCACAGTGCACAGCGCCCAATCATTTTGAATGTCCTACCTTTAAACGGCTATTAACGATTGCAAATCAGCGTTGGAACAGAACAAATAGATAG